Proteins from one Doryrhamphus excisus isolate RoL2022-K1 chromosome 19, RoL_Dexc_1.0, whole genome shotgun sequence genomic window:
- the LOC131106941 gene encoding leucine-rich alpha-2-glycoprotein-like, giving the protein MKACATAVFFLLGYVSHVSLACPPLCKCYPRRAEVVCNDVPLMAFPSEGLPRNTSTLTIQFTNITSITEQDLQATPHLKELHLFSNRLRNLSSHFLRAVPHLVTLDLTGNKLTHLPADVFSHAPLTSLVLKNNLMEVVDASWLPDNCNLTWLDLSGNRLTKIPADFLKKMPYLENLDLSNNLLEKISANSLDQLTKLDRLNLRNNKLDALDASLLGSTRNLTYLFLSRNQLSHLPENIFQELTQLQHLSLDDNKLSSIPTGLLDHLTSLDDEGLDLTANPWICDGKMEYLFRWLQKYQKKLFLPETITCSGPPSLKTRAVTTLTESDLNLQS; this is encoded by the coding sequence ATGAAGGCGTGTGCTACAGCAGTCTTCTTCCTCTTAGGCTACGTCAGCCATGTTTCTTTAGCATGCCCGCCGCTTTGCAAATGCTACCCAAGAAGAGCTGAGGTGGTCTGCAATGACGTTCCTCTGATGGCGTTCCCCTCCGAGGGCCTCCCCAGGAACACCAGCACCCTCACCATTCAGTTCACCAACATCACGTCCATCACCGAGCAGGATCTCCAAGCCACGCCCCACCTGAAGGAGCTCCATTTGTTCAGCAACCGCCTGAGGAACCTCTCCTCGCATTTCCTCAGGGCCGTTCCTCACCTTGTCACTTTGGACCTCACGGGCAACAAATTGACTCACCTACCTGCAGATGTCTTCAGCCATGCTCCTCTTACTAGCTTGGTGCTCAAGAACAACCTAATGGAGGTAGTGGACGCAAGTTGGCTTCCGGACAACTGCAACCTGACTTGGCTGGACTTGTCTGGGAATCGCTTGACTAAAATCCCAGCTGATTTCCTCAAGAAGATGCCATATTTGGAGAACCTAGATCTCTCCAACAACCTCCTGGAGAAGATCTCAGCAAATTCTTTGGATCAGCTCACCAAGCTTGATCGCCTGAATCTACGCAACAACAAGCTGGACGCTCTGGATGCTTCTCTACTTGGTAGCACCCGTAACCTCACCTACTTGTTCCTTTCCAGGAACCAGCTCTCTCACCTCCCTGAGAACATATTCCAAGAGCTCACTCAGCTCCAACATCTCAGCCTGGATGACAACAAGCTGAGCAGCATCCCCACAGGACTGCTGGACCACCTTACGTCTCTAGATGACGAAGGACTGGACTTGACCGCCAACCCCTGGATTTGCGACGGTAAGATGGAGTACCTTTTCAGGTGGCTCCAGAAGTACCAGAAGAAGCTCTTCCTTCCTGAGACCATCACATGTTCTGGTCCACCGTCTCTGAAGACCCGTGCTGTGACGACGCTAACAGAAAGTGATCTAAACCTTCAGTCTTAG
- the LOC131106942 gene encoding leucine-rich alpha-2-glycoprotein-like: MIFRLLLMCALTTCGVHACPHLCSCFFSPSGAEVECSDASMTYFPVDALPPNTTRLSIQSTQLSTIQSAHLRAVPLLRTLQLYHNKLEKLPWDLLRNASQLTTLDLTGNHLVCLPAKVFKQKSLLKLLLKNNLLEEADADWFMDNSSLIQLDISGNHLSHIPSAFLHKLEHLQHLDLSHNNLIELHSGTLKNLHHLDTLNLARNKLSTLNPSLFKNTLKLSRLFLQENHLTELQPTLLSGLQHLQMLLLNQNRLQNLPQGLLDGKNSTLQMILTGNPWFCDEKMEYLWRWLNDHPHNVFFLDEVTCTGPETLKNRQVVSLTENELSLARNV; this comes from the coding sequence ATGATCTTCAGGCTTCTTCTGATGTGTGCTTTGACGACATGTGGAGTCCATGCTTGCCCACACTTATGTTCCTGTTTCTTTTCACCTTCGGGTGCCGAGGTGGAGTGCAGTGACGCCTCCATGACATACTTTCCTGTGGACGCTTTACCTCCAAACACCACTCGCTTATCCATCCAGTCCACTCAGCTCAGCACCATCCAATCGGCTCATCTGAGGGCAGTGCCCCTTCTAAGGACTCTCCAGCTATATCACAACAAACTAGAGAAGCTTCCTTGGGATCTCCTAAGGAATGCTTCCCAGCTGACCACTTTGGATCTCACGGGTAACCATCTTGTATGTTTACCTGCAAAAGTCTTCAAGCAGAAGTCACTACTCAAGCTCCTCCTTAAAAACAACCTCCTTGAAGAAGCCGATGCCGACTGGTTCATGGATAACAGCAGCCTGATTCAGCTCGATATATCAGGGAATCATTTATCCCACATCCCGTCTGCTTTTCTCCACAAGCTGGAACACCTACAACATCTAGACTTGAGTCACAACAACCTTATAGAGCTCCATTCAGGAACATTGAAGAACCTCCACCACTTGGACACTCTTAACCTTGCGAGGAACAAACTAAGCACCCTGAATCCATCACTTTTTAAGAATACTCTGAAGCTCTCACGACTGTTCCTGCAAGAGAATCATCTCACAGAGCTTCAGCCGACCCTCCTCTCGGGTCTGCAGCACCTTCAGATGCTTCTTCTCAACCAGAACAGGCTTCAAAATCTACCCCAAGGCCTGCTGGATGGCAAGAACTCGACTTTGCAGATGATTCTGACGGGAAACCCGTGGTTTTGTGATGAGAAGATGGAGTATCTGTGGAGATGGCTCAACGACCACCCTCACAATGTCTTCTTCTTGGATGAGGTCACTTGCACTGGCCCCGAAACGCTTAAAAACAGACAGGTGGTGTCCTTAACGGAAAATGAACTTAGTCTTGCCAGAAATGTGTAA